Sequence from the Nitrosopumilus maritimus SCM1 genome:
ATGTAAAAATTACTGATTCTATTTTTTCAGCACCATTATCAAAGTCAAATGTTAGAAGAGTACGCATATCATTAGCTTGTTTAAATGGCAATAAACCATAATCTGTAAAAATTTTATCGCTAGGACGTGCACTTGCAAAAATTTCTTCTTGATTAATTGAAACACCACCACAGTTAAACTCTATTGAATTAACAATAGCAAATCCAGAATTTGGTACATGGTAGGATTCATAATCATCAGTTTGAGTTGTTACTGATTGTGAAGAAATTTCACAGTTTCTATATGAGAATGATTTCAACTCAGTAGTATCTTGCATTACTTGTACATCTACATCGAAAAATCGATGATCATAATCAAATGCACTACCAGCAGTTAATTTTGATTGTCTATGTTTGAATGCTTCATCTAATGCCATATGAAGATGAGGATTATGACCAACCACACCCTCTATTGAAAAACTTGTTCCAGCATCAGACACTATATCAGAGGTTGTTGAAAAAACGGGAAAGTTTACTGTTTCTACACCATCTCTAAAATGAAAAGTAATTACATTATGAATTCCTGCAACATAATCATAATCATGACTAATTGCTTCATCATCAGCAAATACAGTATTTGAGAAACCCTGTGTAGATAGTATGATCGTTGAAATTATCAAAATAGATGTTAGAATAGTGAATTTTGGGTAGGATTTGCTCATTGTGGTACAAACATCAAAAAAAGAAGTTAAAGAGTAAGTATTCACTGCCGTGCAGTGCATTTTTGGCAAAAAAGTATGGTCAAAAAACAGAAAAATCAATCAAAATTTTGAAAGAATCATTTAATTTCCCATATTTTCAGGCTTATACTATGCCGGGGTAGCTCAGCCTGGTTAGAGTGCCAGTTACTTGGTAAACTCTAGCGGTTCTCCAACTAAGGCAATACTCATAATCTGGAGGTCGCGAGTTCGAAACTCGCCCCCGGCACACACAAATTAGTTTAAAACCCACCCCCAACCTATTGTAAAGTCATTGAATACAAAGTATGGTTCAAGGCAAAAAATTGACATTCACAACTACCCATCACGCATGAAACAGGTCAATAATCAGATCGAGCAAGAATTGTCATTTGAGAACATTTCACTAATCAAAAAATATGACAGGGAGATGGTATCACAATCAATTGCCATTGCAACACGTCAAAAGCATCTAAGAACATTGCTAACACTATCAAAATTGCTAAAGAAAAACTGGAAGGATGTGACCAGGGATGATATTGATGACTTGGTATTTCTGATAATGGACCAGTTTGCAGATGAAAGTGGTCAGGAAACACATTACTCTTATGATCACAAAAAGATTCTCAAGATTTTCTTTAGATGGTACAAGCTTGGCTCTAGAGAATTTGTTCAAGTTGGAGATCCACCTGAGACAAAAAATGTCAAGATGAAAAAAGTCAAAGACAAGATTGCACGTGAAGACCTCCTAAATGAAGAAGACAGAATAAAGATACTGTATGCATGTGGCGAGAATGCAAGAGACAGAGCTCTAATTGATTGTCATATGGAAGCTGGAACCAGACCAGGTGAGATTCTAAATTTGAAGTTAAAACATGTAAAGTTTGACAAGCATGGTTGTGTACTTCAAGTGGACGGAAAGACAGGAGCTAGAACAATTAGAATCGTAAGGGCTACTCCAAACTTGGCTGCATGGATTGCAGTACATCCATACAAAGATGAACCTGAAATGCCATTATGGCCAAATATTAGCCATCATAAGAAAGGCAGTCCAATTACATATGCTGCAGCAAGACAGATCTTACATAGAAGATGCAAGATTGCAAATATCTCAAAACGTGTTTATCTGAATTTATTTAGACATAGTGAGGCCACAACTACAGCAAACTTCATGACTGAAGCTCAGATGAGAAAAAGACATGGATGGTCGTCTGACTCTAAAATGCCTGCAAGATATGTCCACTTGGTAAATTCTGATGTGGAAGATGCAATCTTCAAGCACTATGGAATCAAAAAAGAAGATGAAAAGATGCCAGAAATGCCTGTAAAGTGTCATTTTTGTGAAATGTACAATCCATCAGACAGCGTAACATGTACAAAATGTGGAAAACCATTGAATCTTGAGAGTGCAATAAAAAGAGAAGAGCAAGAAAATGCTGAAAAGAAAAAACTTGAAGAAAAGATCAAGATGCTAGAGCAAAGACAGATTGAATCAGAAAAGAATCAGAAAGGATATTCAGATTTAAAATCAATTGTAGATGAATATTTGAAAGAATACTTTGAGGACGTATTTGACAAGATAGAGTTTGTAAAGAATCAAAAACAAAATAGTATTACAAACTGAAATTATTTATAAAAAATTAATTTATAAATTATTTTGAAATTATTTATAAAAAATTACACTTGAGAAAATTGTTTATGCAAAAATGATACGCAGGAAAATTGTTCATAAAAAATAATTTATGAATTAAAATAATTTATAAAAAATTAAGCACAACAAAATAGAGCAGATAAAAAAGCCATGACTATAACTTGGGCACAAAAAATAATTTATAAATTTCTAAAATTAATTTATAAATTAATTTTATTTATAAAAAATTCTTAGTCTATATTTTTTCAAAGATAGAATTTTGATAGGCACAAATTCATTATATCTTTTTTATCCTTACCAAAAGATACTCAAGAGATACAGCATCTTTTGTAAGATCTTACCATACCTTACCAAGATCTTGGTATAGATACTATCTTTTAGTTGATTTAGCCTCGATTCTGTAGATAGCAAGATCTTACCATCTCTTACTAAGATCTTACCATCTCTTACCCATACCTTACTAAGATCTTAGTATCGATGCTAGTAAGGTTGAAAATTTGTGCCTAAGTAAGGTAGCATCAACACTCCAAGATACCTAAGAAATTTTTTGTAAATAAAAATAATTTATAAAAAATTTCTACATGAGTATTGAATCAAAATCATAAAACCCTATGAGAGTGTAGAGGGTTGAACCAATCAGATAATTCCCTTTAAGAGAATAAGAGTATCAAACCAATACTTCGATACCGCAATGGGGTTTGAATCCGACCGGACTAGTAGAGCAAGTTGTCTCTAAAAAAGTTCCATTTAGGCATAAAAATCAAACGAGATATTGGTTTGCACGCCAAATACTGTTTACCGAGTATTGGCTTACGTGTAGTTGGTGCAATCCAACGGAATGAAAACCTTCATTTTATGCACGTCAGTATTTTTTACATAGTTTTTGTGACTCTATCATTCTAAATAATTGGAATCATAATACAAGATTGAATTTGAAGCAAGATTAAATACAAATTTTGCAAACAAGGTCATGAAAAACATTATCGAATCAATTGTTGACTTTTTTACTTCATTACTTGGGTAATGGTGTTATCATGACCAATCCAGAATTATCAGGAACAAACCTGATCATGGAAACATCGTCTCCCAAAACATTTCCCTTGGCACTAATACTGTTGGGGATTTGTCCATCAACTGTTACTGCCATTTTTGAAGTCAGAAACTCATTTGGGACATACATTACAACGTACTGAGGCCTGTCAATTACAAATGAAATTAATCCTGCCTCAGGTACAAATTGAAAGTCAGATATTATTGCAGGACTTTGTATGTCAATTACCTTAGACGTCTCATCTACAAACTGAGGCTGAAATTTTTCTCTTTTATCTAAAGTCAGAGGCTCTTCTTCATATTTTTCTGAATCCTGAATTTCCAATTTCAGTCCTTCTAGGCAATAGTTCTGTCCTTGCTTGTTTTCAATCAGATTACATGATTTTGCGCCTTCATCAAAATTATGATTTGTAAAGAATGCCAAAGTAGTTCCAATAGACATGCTGCATTCAGCAAAATCAATACCACTTAGTTGTGATTCTTTACAAAGATCAGACAAGACATCTCCTGACATTCCCTGTCTGGTCAAAACATTGTCTGTATACTGCATCATGACTCCTTTCATGCAGAGTCTATTCTGATAAAACGACAAATCATGGCACATTTGTAGTGACGAGTCCAAGTTTTCATCAAAATAATGAACCAAACCATGTCCCAGACCATGAATACAGTCCTGATAGTTTGATGTTCCTATCAAGGCATTACAGACAGAATCATAGTCAGAGGGAAATGACTCTCCATCTTCTTGAACATCGTGAAAATATGCAGCCAATACGCCATGAAAATATCCTCCTCTGCACATGGTCCCATCCATTCCAATTAGATTTTCAATGACATCGGGATTCTCATTGAACGCCACATGTCCTACTTCATGGGATACAAAATGGCAATCGTCAATTAGTCCAATTTTTGATAATGCTATAGACAATTCCAAGGCATCAGAGTTGTTTTCTTGATTCTGAGCAACTTTGCCAAAAAATTGAGAGTAACACAACAAACGAGATGAGCCCTCATCTATTTTTGTACAGTCCTGTATATCTTCAAGATACTTTATGGCTAGCTCTTCAGAGATTGGAATAGGAACAGCATCCCTAGAGTCTAGGATTCCGTCATTGTCATCGTCAGGATCTATATTACTTCCTATCCCATCAAAGTCAAAATCCGACCACTCTTCAGGATTATCATCAAACACATCAAGAATATCTAAAATGCCGTCATTGTCATCGTCAGGATCACAGAGATTCCCAACAGCGTCATTATCAAAGTCTGTCTGATTCTCATTTTTGATTGTAGGACAATTATCAGAAGTATCGCTAATTCTATCTTTGTCAGCATCTGCCCTTACCAGATTTATTTCAGGAAACTCTTCAAAATTTATTGCAACAACAGTAACAGACAAGCCAACTGCAATCATAATATGAATTATGAAAAACCTGCTAATCAATCAGTTTTTTTTAAAAAGATAAGATATACTTTGTTTGTGATACAAGATTGAATTTAAATTGTATTTTCAGAAATAGTTTTAAAAATAAACTAAAAACAGGCAGGAATGATTTGTTCCACAGTCAAAAAAATTTCAGACATTTTGATTTGTAGTTAACCAGAGCATCCTATGATACAAGTCTAGATCTGACAAAATAAAATTTACCAACATTATGTAATAATTTGTAGAATAGATTAAATTCGTGATTTGGCAAGTTAGTTCATGGACGAAGTGCTGGCATCTCCAAAAGAGAAGATTTTGGACTTTATAATAAACAATCCAGGGTCTCATTTGAGAATGATAAAAAAGAATGTTCAGTTCTCTATGGGTACAGTTCAATACCATCTAAACACACTTGAAAAAGAAGGCAAGATAAAATCAAGTAAAACAAGATTTTACAAAAATTACTACCACATAAACGAGTCTGATGAAAAACTGTTATCTGTTTTCAACTTGGAATCCCCACGAAGCATAATCATGTATTTGCTTCAACATCAGCCATCTACGCATCAGGAGATAGCAAAAGGAATAGAGTTATCATCATCAACTGTGAGCTGGCACATGAAAAGATTGTTAGAATCAAATATTGTAGAATCAGAATACTCAGGAAAATATACCCTATATCGTCTAGTTGACAGAGAAAAAGTGTTAGAGAATCTCAAAAAATGCAGTTCAACAACATGGAACTCTATGATCAACAGCATGGTAGATATATTTTCAGCATTTGAGCAGAAATAGTCAGATGCATAATGTTAGAGCCATACCTGCTAGCGATATCAAATATTTTTCTGCAGCTTGACTACATCAATCCTTTTGATGATCCTAGTGACATTGTAACACAGGACGACGTTATTGCAGGATCTGTGACAGTTGCAATTGCAGGACTGTCCATATTTTTGACAGTGATGGCAGTTTCAGCTTATAGAAAAACAGGAGTCTCACAATTAAAGTATGTTGCATTGGCATTTTCGCTGTTTACTATTTATCTAATAACAGAAGCGCTACAGGAATTATTTCCAATTGATGATGACTCTTTTGACTTGTTCTTGTCAATAATCATGATGGCAATTCTGATCAGTTTCTTTTTTGGAATAATGAGAAAAAAGAAAAACAACATCTAAAGACTTGTCTGGTCTTTGTTTTTAGATTTAAAATCAATATTTAACATGTTTTCGTGTAAAAATTATCAAAGCTTTAGTTACGTGTGCCGACATATTGAATAAAATTTTGCATGAGCTCTTTTTATTTTTGAAATCGAATCTTGCACCATAAAGTAATTTTAATACAGAGCATATTTCAGAACAAATGAATAGCATTAGATTGTTTTCAATATCTAGTGTAACAGCAATTTTTTTGTTGCTTTCTTTGTCCGTGTTTGTTCCCGTGTTAGGAGAAATTGCACCGCCAAACAAACAGATGAAATTAGGAGTACTTGCCGAGGATGTAATTTGCAAGGAAGGATTACAGCTAATGATTAGAAGCAGTGGAAATGCCATATGTGTAAAAGATTCTTCTACAACTCGCCTAGCTGACTCTGGTTCTGCAATAGTTGTCCCAAACAATCCAATTCCTCTCATAGAAAAACAAACAGAGGAATCTGAAAATACAGTGCAAGATGAAATTACTCAAAAGGCTGAAAAAACCATAGTAATTGAGCCTACAAACGTAGGTTACTTTCCTGGCGATACAATTGATTTTTCAGGCAAGGCAAGAGGTAACCAGAATCTTGAGATAACCTTGATTGATCCTAACGAAAAAGAGGTTTTCACGGAGGTTTTTGAATTGGACTCTTCTGGTAATGTGAGCTTCCAAATAGTAACTGAGACTTTTTTTGTAGAGGGACGTTACTTTCTGATTGCAGAACAAAGTGATGACTCTGAAATAACACCTGTAACTATTGGACATAATTCTAATGACATTCAATTGGTAGTGGATGATTTTTACAACAAATTAGATTCCGAATTATTAATTGAGATGTATAGTGATCCTCTGTCCACAGTAGAGTTGGCAGTGTATGATTATGCAGAACATGAAAAATTTAGATCTGACATCACCGTCAATTCAAATGGCTATGCGGAAACTACCATAGATCTGAGCGGATACAAGTCAGGAGTTTACTCTGCAGTGCTAACACATGGAACCGAAGATGTTGATGTAGATTTTGCAGTGGGTCTAAAAACAGGTTCCACCTTACCAATAACACTCAGTGTCACCAAAGAACACTATGTTCCTAATGAACGGGTTCTAATTTTTGGAACAGCAAGTAGTAATTCTGCAGTTACATTAGATGTGATAAATCCTGATGGTGATCTTGTTCACGAGATTGAATCATACTCTGATGCATCTGGAAAAATTTCAACCATGTTTAATCTTCCTACAAGTGCAGCTACAGGAGAATGGAAGATAGCAACTACAGGAAGATCCATAGTTAACGAAGCCACTTTTCATGTAACCGGAAATGATCCCCCATTGTCTTTTGAGATAGACAAGGTAGAGCCATACGAGACAGGAGATGTTTTAACATTGGTGGGAAGTGGCGTAGACACCGTATCTAAAATTGCAATTAGCATCACATCAGGTGAAGTAATAGAAAAATTCGAGGTGTTTGCTACAGAAGACGGGGATTTCTCTTTAAGTTGGAGCATTCCTGAGGATTTAGAGTCAGGAACACATACCATTACTGTTGATGACAACATTACAACAGTTACCAAAAACTTTGAGGTCATTAACCCTCTCTATGAGAAAAGTTATTTTACATCTCCATGATTTTCTCTTGCACTGATTCTTTTAATCAAACACAACCAGCAATGTAATCAATTCAATCAGAATTTTACAAGTATTGAAATCTTTTAAGGTATGATTAACTAGTTGCTATTTTTTTAATACAATCATCAATCTGACTCTACTAATTTCAGATGAATTGATCATTTTTTTGAATATTCCAAATTAACTTTATTTTTATAAAATCAATTTCATGTTAAAAATTACATCTACAGTATTGCTCTCATGCATGATTGCAATATCAATGACTAGCATATCATGGGCTGAAGAAAATTTCATGCTGACAATCAGCAGTTTGTCTGAATATGAGGAAGGCCAACATTCAATCATTAATGGCAAAACAGAAACATTGGACGGCAAGCCGGTATCTGAAGTAACAATTCATGTGTACTTTCCATCTGAAATCATTAAAACATCTACAAACGCTACCGGACAATTTTCGGTAACGTCTCCACTGCCAGTCAAAGTTGGAGAAAAAGACATTGAAGTATATGCTCGAAAAGACAACAAACAGGCAAATTCACAAATTACATACAATGTAATTGAAAGCAAGCCGATAATCATTCAGGAAGCAAAACAGACTAAGCCAGAATCAAAGAAACCAAAAGAGATAGATCCTTTCTCAAAAATGATTCAAGAGCTTGAAAAACAAAAGGCAGAGAAAATAGAAAGAGAGACAAGCATCAAAGAACAGCAGGAAATCAGCGAGAAAAGAAGACTGGCGCAAAAAGACCTACAAAACGATCTGACAGAGTCTGAAAAAAGAAACGAGGTAAACAGTCCTCGAAATGTCTTCTACAGATTCATACAAGAAGTAGATAGTTCTGTCAGAGGAATATTCTGGCAACAATTCTTGTTTACAGAAAGGATTACTCAGCAGGCACATGAAGCCAAAGAAATGGCACTAAAAGACGGAAGAACGTCATTTGAAGCCATGAAAATCTTTCAAAACGAGGCTGCAGTAACCCAACAAGAAGTTATGGAATTTAACAAGAATCTGAGCATGCAATATGGAAACGCCACAGAAAGCATTCAAAACATGTTTGATGAGAATGGGAAACTTCCTAGGGAAGACTAGCATTTGAGAACAATTTTTTCATTTAGTCCAATTGCAAATCAAGTTTGAATACAAAAAAATGAGAATTGAATCTCAGCTACTTTGTTTGAGAAGCTCGTTTTTGTGCTTTCTTGTAGTCTGCTTTCTTTTTTCTTGCAGTTTTTTCAGCAGTTCTTAGTGCTTTTTTCAAACTTTTGATCTTGTTGTTTGCTTTTTGTAGATCTCGTTTTCTTTTGTTTGCTACTAGTGTTGCTCTGCGTTTTGCCTTGCTGACAGGCTTTGAACGTCTTACAGTCTTCTTAGATTTAGAAGCAGTTTTTCTAGTAGAACGTCGTTTGGTAGCACGTTTCTTTGTTGCCATAAAGTAATGACAAAACATGTTAACTAAATAGAGGACATATCAGATAATTTTGAAGCAAACTCAACTTTTTTGAATCCTTTTCATGCAAATTTGTTGAAATAATTAGAGTCATAATTGTTTTCAATAAACCGATCATTACATTAAAGATGAATCCGATAAAACAGCAGTGAGAAAATACAAGCCTACAATTTCTTACAGACTAAAGGAAATACCAATTAAACAGATCAAAGTGTGGAAGGAAGCACAAGCTCGCAAGCTAGACAGAGAAAACATTTCAGAACTTGCAAAATCAATTAAAAATGAAGGGTTGCTAAATCCTCCCCTAGTTCAAAAAGAAGGCAAAAACACTTTTTTGTTAATGTCAGGGCAGCGAAGGCTTGCCGCAATGAAGAGACTTGGCGCAAAAAAAATCCCAGTACATGTGCTCACAAAGCAGACATCATATAATCTAGAGAACGCAAAGGCAGCATCAGTTGTTGAAAACATACACAGAAACGACATGAATCACAAAGAAATTGCAGATTCTTGCAAATTTTTGACAGAGCAGATGGGAAAATCAGCTGCTGCAAGATCTATGGGCATGTCATTGCCAACCCTGAACAAGTATCTTGGATTTTCAGGCGTTCCAAACAGACTAAAGCTACTGGTACCAAAAGTTCTTTCGCGCGACGAGATGACAAAAGTATATCGAATCATACCAAACATTACAAAAGCAGAAAAAATAGCACAAAGAATCTCAAAGCTAGACTCGGGGTTGAAAAAGAAATACATCCAAGCGTTATCCCAATCACCAAAATCATCGCATCAAAAATTGCTAAAGCGTGCAAAATCAATGCGTATAAAACGGAATTTGTCATTTAAGATCTCAAAAACAAATGCAAAAAGACTTGCAACAGTATCAAACAAAAAGGACATGTCACCTGATGAATTTGCAGGAAAAATCATTTCAGACTATCTAAAACGTAAAAGAAGATAATAAGAAAGAGGAATTAGTTTTTAGTCTTCACAATATTTTGCAGGCCTTCCAAATTTATCACTACAAAGCTCACATGGGTCATCCAGATGACACTCTGGCAAATAACAGCTCATTGTATCCTCAACAAAGAACAATTAAGATTCCTTGAAATTTTGTCAACAACACTCTGGTGAATCTCAGTAGTATTGATGTTCTCAGACGGATTCATAACCACCAGGTCAACGTCACTTTTGTTTGCATAATCTATAATGTATTGATGGGGATCATCCTCTATTTTTTCTATTTTTGTTGCAACATTAGCACCATACTTTTTTGCAATTTCTCTAAATTTAGAAGCCTCGTTTTCAGCGATATTTACATCTCTTGCGGCATCTATCTTGTCTTGTTTTGTTTTAAAGAACATGAATTTTGGAATCTTTTTTTCCACACATTGCAAAATTGTGATTTTTCCTCCAAGATTTCCCGCAATTTTTGACGCAGTAGTAATGGACTTGAGGCCTTTTTCAGAATTGTCAAAGGGTACCAAAATATGCTTGAATTCAGTCATGATTTTTGTTGTGGGACAATATTGATTAGTAGTCCTAAGCTTATTAGCTGAATTTCAATATCAGAGCTTACTGCCAGTTATTAGATACAAAATCCTAGAATGTAATGCAGATAAACAATTTTTCACATTACAATAATGAATATAAAAAATCCACGAATTAAACCAGGACACGTGTTACGCGTGCCTAAAAAAAGAAAGGTGAGAGTCAATCCGTTAGGAATTGACAAAAAACGATTAGTAAAGAATCATGGAAGCCCTAAGATCACAAACATATCCAAACAAAGAAAAAACAAGCAGAATCAGAACAAAAAGCATTCAAACATAAGAGAAAAAATTAAAGATGAAAAACAGATCTTATTAAAAGATTCTGAAAAACTAAAACAAAATCTCAAGAAGCTGCAAACTCTTGTAATCTCCATGTCAGGATTAGAAAAACTGAGCAAAGACTCGATTAGAAGAATACAGCAAAAGCGTCAAAAAATATGTAAAGAAAATGAAAGACTGTTCAAAAAAATCAATTCATCTGCCAAGCGACTCTCAGAACTTGAAACAAAATTTGGCCGTTAAGTAATTTTTTTTCTCCAAGTATTAAATAGAATCATCATAAATTATGTTCATGGTAATAAAAATCAAAAAAATTCTAGTTCCATACGATGCAACACCTAGTAGCGAAAAGGCTGTCAAAAAAGTGCTGCCTCTAATTGAGAAGCATGACTCAAAGATTCTATTTTTATCGTGTGTACATGACAAGGCGACATTTGGATTCTTTAAGACAAAGTCTGATAAACGCGAGATTGCCAAGGAAAAGAAAAAAGCTGAGAGACATCATGAAAGGCTGAAAAAAGAAGCAGCAAAATTTGGCATTCCTTCAAGCTCAAAGATAATCAAGAGTGATTTGGAATCAAAATCAATCATTGAATATGCAAAAGATCAAAACGCGGATTTAATTGTGATGAGTAAATCAAAAATCGGAACACATGCTGAAAAAATGTACTACAACAGTACAGTTGATGCCGTTTTCAAAAAAACGCCATGTCCCTTTCTATACATCCCATAAGCGATTGTAACTTGGACATCCCACAAAGGGATACTTTTAGCTGTTTGGAATTCAGGCCAAAATCTCATCAGGATTATTCCATCACAAAGAACATATTTTAAAAATTAATTCTTGTTGTGAATTTCTACGACTCTTTGAGGAAATGGAATTTCTATACCGTTCTCATCAAGAGTAGTTTTTACTACCTCACACAATTCCGGATAGACTTTGCCCCAGTGATCCCTGTGATGCCAGACCATAACTTGTAAATTCACACTGCTGTCTGCAAGCTCTGTAACATGTATTTCCGGCTCGGGTTTTGCCAAAATATAGGGCATTTTTTCATTCAAAGTTTGTTTCAATTTGGAAATTGCCTTCTTGGTATTTGCAGAATAGCTGATTCCTACTGAGACAGATGTACGTCTTGCATTTGTTGAAGAAAATCCTCGAATTCTTGACGTGAATACTTTGTCATTTGGAATTCGCATTGTTGTTCCATCAAACTTTCTGACCATTGTGGAGAACATTGTAATGTCCAATACAGTTCCAAGCACATCCATGTCTGGAATTTCTATTGTATCGCCATGCTTGAGTGGCTTTTCTATCATTAAGAATATGCCTGAAATTAAGTTGGATACGACTGATTGTGTGGCAAATCCAATGACCACTCCAAAAATACCTCCTGCCACCAATAGACCGCTAAGATCTATTCCTGTGCTTGTCATTACACCTGCAAAGGAGAGCAAAATTATACCATAGTACAGCAATTTCCCAATATTTTTTGATGTATGCTCGGGCAATTTTGATGCAAATTTCTTTGTAAAAACGGATTTTGAGATTGACGCGATTGTAAATCCTGCCAACAAAAAAACCAATGACGTAGCTACTAGACCCAGTCCAATCGTGTTTCCCAATATGTCAAATGAGTATTGGTCAAGAAATTCCAGCACCATTAATCATACCCCGAATCCATTACAAATGGTTGTGATTTTTCTGGAACTGTACGCAATGATTTCTCTAGATTATCAGAACAAGGACTGACGGTAAGAGTTGCATGTTTCTCATCATTTATCTCCATAGAAATAGAGTCGACAATGATTTTGTTATTTGAATAGTACACGTTTTGAGAAGATGCATCAAATACTATTTTTCCGACTTTGACTGCATGATCCAAGTTGTTTTTTATTTTGACATTTACTACTGCGTGATGGTATGGCTTGATTTTTTCTTTGTCATCAATCTTGGAATACTTACAAAAATCCCCGTCAGTTGGCAATCCATAAAGTGCAAATTTTGATAACAGAGGATCACATGAAAAAGAATCTACCAGTACATCCTCTTTAGGAGTCTTTGCAAAGACGCCTATCTCAATTGGACACTTTAGTGATATCTCTGCACTTACAGATTTTCCAACAAGTATCGGGTTTTGAAGATCCAAATACAGCAACGAGGTTATCGGTTCAGGTACATTTAGGGGCAGCATAGGACAAATGTGAATTTTTACATCATCCCCCACATCCAATGCATGTCTGATATGTGAATCCGAAGATATTCGCATGTATTGAAATTGATTCGTATTTGTTTTTGATATTTGAATTTCATTGTTGGCAAATGTCAAACTTAATGGTTCGTCAACATCATGTGTTCCAAAATTTGCATAGTCAAACTCTGACTGATACTTCATCAAACTGTGCATGAGTTTGCTTGTGTTCTACTTGTAATAATACCTCTTAAGCTGGTATGTTGAATTTACACATATTAGCTTACGTGACGCTTTTTTGGGAAAATTTCCACCATCTCTTCGCTTAGCTTGTGATTTGGGATTATGATTTTACTGCCGTCATTTGTCACAGCAACTACCTTTGTCAGATGCAAACCGGTAATTTGGCACCGAACATAATCAAACTCTATTTTATCCCCTACGTTAATTTGAGGATTAAGGAATATTCCTATTCCTGAAATGATGTTTTTTAATTGATTTTGTAATGCAATTCCTATCACTACTGCGGCTGCCCCAATTGACGTGATTACCTCAAGGGCTAGATCAAAAAGTCCAAAAGTAGTTCCAAGATATATTGC
This genomic interval carries:
- a CDS encoding tyrosine-type recombinase/integrase → MKQVNNQIEQELSFENISLIKKYDREMVSQSIAIATRQKHLRTLLTLSKLLKKNWKDVTRDDIDDLVFLIMDQFADESGQETHYSYDHKKILKIFFRWYKLGSREFVQVGDPPETKNVKMKKVKDKIAREDLLNEEDRIKILYACGENARDRALIDCHMEAGTRPGEILNLKLKHVKFDKHGCVLQVDGKTGARTIRIVRATPNLAAWIAVHPYKDEPEMPLWPNISHHKKGSPITYAAARQILHRRCKIANISKRVYLNLFRHSEATTTANFMTEAQMRKRHGWSSDSKMPARYVHLVNSDVEDAIFKHYGIKKEDEKMPEMPVKCHFCEMYNPSDSVTCTKCGKPLNLESAIKREEQENAEKKKLEEKIKMLEQRQIESEKNQKGYSDLKSIVDEYLKEYFEDVFDKIEFVKNQKQNSITN
- a CDS encoding thrombospondin type 3 repeat-containing protein, which gives rise to MIAVGLSVTVVAINFEEFPEINLVRADADKDRISDTSDNCPTIKNENQTDFDNDAVGNLCDPDDDNDGILDILDVFDDNPEEWSDFDFDGIGSNIDPDDDNDGILDSRDAVPIPISEELAIKYLEDIQDCTKIDEGSSRLLCYSQFFGKVAQNQENNSDALELSIALSKIGLIDDCHFVSHEVGHVAFNENPDVIENLIGMDGTMCRGGYFHGVLAAYFHDVQEDGESFPSDYDSVCNALIGTSNYQDCIHGLGHGLVHYFDENLDSSLQMCHDLSFYQNRLCMKGVMMQYTDNVLTRQGMSGDVLSDLCKESQLSGIDFAECSMSIGTTLAFFTNHNFDEGAKSCNLIENKQGQNYCLEGLKLEIQDSEKYEEEPLTLDKREKFQPQFVDETSKVIDIQSPAIISDFQFVPEAGLISFVIDRPQYVVMYVPNEFLTSKMAVTVDGQIPNSISAKGNVLGDDVSMIRFVPDNSGLVMITPLPK
- a CDS encoding winged helix-turn-helix transcriptional regulator; this encodes MDEVLASPKEKILDFIINNPGSHLRMIKKNVQFSMGTVQYHLNTLEKEGKIKSSKTRFYKNYYHINESDEKLLSVFNLESPRSIIMYLLQHQPSTHQEIAKGIELSSSTVSWHMKRLLESNIVESEYSGKYTLYRLVDREKVLENLKKCSSTTWNSMINSMVDIFSAFEQK
- a CDS encoding ParB/RepB/Spo0J family partition protein, with the protein product MRKYKPTISYRLKEIPIKQIKVWKEAQARKLDRENISELAKSIKNEGLLNPPLVQKEGKNTFLLMSGQRRLAAMKRLGAKKIPVHVLTKQTSYNLENAKAASVVENIHRNDMNHKEIADSCKFLTEQMGKSAAARSMGMSLPTLNKYLGFSGVPNRLKLLVPKVLSRDEMTKVYRIIPNITKAEKIAQRISKLDSGLKKKYIQALSQSPKSSHQKLLKRAKSMRIKRNLSFKISKTNAKRLATVSNKKDMSPDEFAGKIISDYLKRKRR
- a CDS encoding universal stress protein, yielding MTEFKHILVPFDNSEKGLKSITTASKIAGNLGGKITILQCVEKKIPKFMFFKTKQDKIDAARDVNIAENEASKFREIAKKYGANVATKIEKIEDDPHQYIIDYANKSDVDLVVMNPSENINTTEIHQSVVDKISRNLNCSLLRIQ
- a CDS encoding universal stress protein; protein product: MVIKIKKILVPYDATPSSEKAVKKVLPLIEKHDSKILFLSCVHDKATFGFFKTKSDKREIAKEKKKAERHHERLKKEAAKFGIPSSSKIIKSDLESKSIIEYAKDQNADLIVMSKSKIGTHAEKMYYNSTVDAVFKKTPCPFLYIP
- a CDS encoding mechanosensitive ion channel family protein, whose protein sequence is MVLEFLDQYSFDILGNTIGLGLVATSLVFLLAGFTIASISKSVFTKKFASKLPEHTSKNIGKLLYYGIILLSFAGVMTSTGIDLSGLLVAGGIFGVVIGFATQSVVSNLISGIFLMIEKPLKHGDTIEIPDMDVLGTVLDITMFSTMVRKFDGTTMRIPNDKVFTSRIRGFSSTNARRTSVSVGISYSANTKKAISKLKQTLNEKMPYILAKPEPEIHVTELADSSVNLQVMVWHHRDHWGKVYPELCEVVKTTLDENGIEIPFPQRVVEIHNKN